From the genome of Fusobacterium varium, one region includes:
- the flr gene encoding Flavoredoxin, whose translation MKKNLFKGSVVLNPVPVVLVTSRNSEGKENVFTVAWTGTICTKPPMLSISIRPERLSYEYIKETMEFTVNLPTRKLTRETDYCGVRSGRTNNKIEEMKFTMIEGTEVKSSYIDECPVNIECKVKNIIPLGTHELFLAEVLCSHIDSRLLDENEKIHFEWANLISYSHGEYFPMPKEAIGSFGYSVAKKKTIEKKSISKKFGSQSLKNKKSGKKKVKNK comes from the coding sequence ATGAAAAAAAACCTATTTAAGGGAAGCGTTGTACTTAATCCCGTTCCTGTAGTTCTTGTTACAAGTAGAAATTCTGAAGGTAAAGAAAATGTTTTCACTGTAGCATGGACTGGTACTATTTGTACAAAACCTCCTATGTTATCTATCTCTATCAGGCCTGAAAGACTTTCATATGAATATATAAAAGAAACTATGGAATTTACAGTAAATCTTCCAACTAGAAAACTTACCAGAGAAACAGACTATTGTGGTGTTCGTTCTGGAAGAACCAACAATAAAATAGAAGAAATGAAGTTTACCATGATAGAAGGTACAGAGGTAAAAAGTTCATATATTGATGAATGTCCTGTAAATATAGAATGTAAAGTTAAAAATATAATTCCATTAGGAACACATGAGCTCTTTCTTGCAGAAGTACTTTGTTCTCATATAGATTCAAGACTTCTTGATGAAAATGAAAAAATTCATTTTGAATGGGCAAATCTTATAAGTTATTCTCATGGTGAATACTTTCCAATGCCTAAAGAAGCTATTGGAAGTTTTGGCTATTCTGTTGCTAAAAAGAAAACTATTGAAAAAAAATCTATTTCAAAAAAATTTGGTTCTCAATCATTAAAAAATAAAAAATCAGGAAAAAAGAAGGTGAAAAATAAATGA
- the minC gene encoding Septum site-determining protein MinC encodes MNNYVILKGKKDRLVIHLNSEVDFLTLRDSLVEKVREARNFIGNVQLAIEFSNRILSELEENVLIDLIKLNSDINITYVFSESGSEKKDKIKFFKAVTEEGPTKFFRGTLRSGSKLEYDGNIVILGDVNPGALVRARGNVIVLGYLNGTIYAGLDEDSDAFIGANFMNPIQMVIGAVTAKPMQKEILDTNKIDRKGGFKIAYIKNNEIFIEDFSTRSFCE; translated from the coding sequence ATGAATAATTATGTTATTTTAAAAGGGAAAAAAGACAGATTAGTGATACATTTAAATTCAGAAGTAGATTTTTTGACTCTTAGAGACAGCTTAGTCGAAAAAGTAAGAGAGGCTAGGAATTTTATTGGAAATGTTCAGTTGGCTATTGAATTTAGCAACAGGATATTATCAGAATTAGAGGAAAATGTACTAATTGATCTAATAAAATTAAATAGTGATATTAATATCACTTATGTATTTTCTGAGAGTGGCTCTGAAAAAAAAGACAAGATAAAATTCTTTAAGGCTGTAACAGAAGAAGGACCTACAAAATTTTTTAGGGGTACTTTGAGATCTGGAAGTAAGTTGGAATATGATGGAAACATAGTAATTTTAGGAGATGTGAATCCTGGAGCACTAGTAAGAGCAAGAGGGAATGTAATAGTTCTTGGATATTTAAATGGTACTATATATGCTGGTCTTGATGAAGATTCAGATGCTTTTATAGGAGCTAATTTTATGAATCCCATTCAAATGGTAATTGGTGCAGTTACTGCAAAGCCTATGCAAAAAGAGATTCTTGATACCAACAAGATAGACAGAAAAGGTGGATTCAAAATAGCTTACATCAAAAACAATGAAATATTTATCGAAGATTTTAGCACACGTTCATTTTGTGAATAA
- the siaT_2 gene encoding Neu5Ac permease — MQIFMIMMIIFIIAIFIGIPIAYCIGISGLVGLFISGISVEFVAKTVFTGLDSYTFLAIPMFILAGLIMEKGGISNRLIKLATSLVGNVYGGLGIITVIACFFFAAISGSSPATVAAIGAMMIPAMKEEGYDTAFAGALTAASGSMGVLVPPSVTMIIYAITAEVSIGELFLAGFVPGALLTVCLIVTVYIIAKKNNYRSKKVERLSGKDFLKAVWNAKWSMLIPFIILGGIYSGIFTATESAIVAVVYALVISIFVHKELKFSQVPIIVAQAALTTSTVVIILGFAIAFARYLTMAQIPQEFAKEILSLTNNVYVIYLMFIVLAFVAGTFMAIEAQILIFTPMFLPILKNLGVDPIHFGIIFIISAQIGFLTPPVGVNLFVAQGISNCSIVELSKRILPFLAAMTFAQMVLLIFPDIVMCLPRLFF, encoded by the coding sequence ATGCAAATATTTATGATAATGATGATAATATTTATAATTGCTATATTTATAGGAATTCCCATTGCATACTGTATAGGTATTTCTGGACTGGTAGGATTGTTTATCAGTGGAATAAGTGTAGAATTTGTAGCCAAAACAGTTTTTACAGGATTGGATAGTTACACATTTCTAGCTATACCAATGTTTATCCTTGCAGGGCTGATAATGGAAAAGGGTGGAATATCCAATAGGCTGATAAAACTTGCCACTTCATTAGTAGGAAATGTTTATGGGGGATTAGGAATAATAACAGTTATAGCTTGTTTCTTCTTCGCTGCTATTTCAGGATCTTCTCCAGCAACAGTTGCAGCTATTGGGGCAATGATGATTCCAGCAATGAAAGAAGAAGGATATGATACAGCTTTTGCAGGAGCTTTAACAGCGGCTTCTGGTTCTATGGGAGTATTAGTTCCTCCATCAGTTACAATGATAATATACGCAATTACAGCAGAGGTATCAATAGGAGAATTATTCCTTGCAGGATTTGTACCTGGAGCACTTTTAACAGTGTGTTTGATAGTTACTGTATATATAATAGCTAAAAAGAATAACTACAGAAGTAAAAAAGTTGAAAGATTGTCAGGTAAAGATTTTCTTAAAGCTGTTTGGAATGCTAAATGGTCAATGTTAATTCCATTTATAATCCTGGGAGGAATATACAGTGGAATATTTACAGCAACTGAATCTGCAATTGTAGCAGTTGTTTATGCTTTAGTAATAAGTATATTTGTTCATAAGGAATTAAAATTCTCACAAGTGCCTATTATAGTAGCACAGGCAGCTTTGACAACATCAACTGTAGTAATAATTTTAGGGTTTGCAATTGCCTTTGCAAGATATTTAACAATGGCACAAATTCCACAAGAGTTTGCAAAAGAGATATTGAGTTTAACAAATAATGTATATGTAATATATTTGATGTTTATAGTTTTGGCATTTGTAGCTGGAACTTTTATGGCAATAGAAGCACAGATTTTAATTTTTACTCCAATGTTCCTTCCAATATTAAAGAATTTAGGAGTAGATCCAATACATTTTGGAATAATATTTATAATTTCAGCTCAAATAGGATTCTTAACACCACCTGTTGGAGTAAATCTATTTGTAGCTCAGGGAATATCTAATTGTTCAATAGTAGAACTTTCTAAAAGGATATTGCCATTCTTGGCTGCAATGACTTTTGCACAAATGGTACTATTGATATTTCCTGACATAGTAATGTGTTTACCTAGATTATTTTTTTAA
- the dgoA_1 gene encoding 2-dehydro-3-deoxy-6-phosphogalactonate aldolase yields the protein MYEELLKVLRKEKIVAILRDVPLEKFEKTLEILKKEGIKILEITLNSKDVEKQFEILKEKYLNDFVIGAGTVVTLEGLNFAVENGAKFILTPNIDEEILKEAEKIGILCVCGFFTASEAMKAKKYSCCKILKLFPAGEVPFSYLKSLKGPINDLECMAVGGVNRNNVSEFLKAGFSCLGIGSSLVDNKLIKAGKFDELRENIIAIKKAAESF from the coding sequence ATGTATGAAGAATTATTGAAAGTATTGAGAAAAGAAAAAATAGTAGCAATATTAAGAGATGTTCCTTTAGAAAAATTTGAAAAAACATTAGAAATTTTAAAAAAAGAAGGAATAAAGATTTTAGAAATAACATTAAACAGTAAAGATGTAGAGAAACAATTTGAAATACTTAAAGAAAAATATTTGAATGATTTTGTAATTGGAGCAGGAACAGTAGTAACCCTAGAGGGATTAAATTTTGCTGTAGAAAATGGAGCTAAATTTATACTTACACCTAATATAGATGAAGAAATATTAAAAGAAGCAGAAAAGATTGGAATATTGTGTGTATGTGGATTTTTTACAGCTTCTGAAGCTATGAAAGCTAAGAAATACAGTTGCTGTAAAATTTTAAAATTATTTCCAGCAGGAGAAGTTCCATTTTCTTATTTAAAATCTCTTAAGGGTCCAATAAATGATCTTGAATGTATGGCAGTAGGAGGTGTTAACAGAAATAATGTTTCTGAATTTTTAAAAGCAGGTTTCAGCTGTCTTGGTATAGGAAGTTCTCTAGTGGATAATAAACTAATAAAGGCAGGGAAATTTGATGAATTAAGAGAGAATATAATTGCTATAAAAAAAGCTGCTGAAAGTTTTTAG
- the siaT_1 gene encoding Neu5Ac permease yields MGERKEFEYYVITGAMLLLVLMGVLQILFRFVLNFSLSWTEELSRYLFILMVYTGASLALKRKKHVRVELIDIYVKSKIKKYIFIFNDIVMIWLLLLVGYAGLKISMTTYEMEQLSPALGLPMYLVYGIIPLTFLFGACRAFQVLIAEIKGGKE; encoded by the coding sequence ATGGGCGAAAGAAAAGAATTTGAGTACTATGTAATAACTGGAGCAATGTTGTTGCTTGTACTTATGGGAGTGCTGCAAATATTATTCAGATTTGTTCTCAATTTTTCTTTATCATGGACAGAGGAGTTAAGCAGATATTTATTTATCTTGATGGTCTATACTGGAGCTTCATTAGCTCTAAAAAGAAAAAAGCATGTTAGAGTGGAATTGATAGATATTTATGTAAAGAGTAAAATAAAAAAATATATTTTTATATTTAATGATATAGTAATGATTTGGTTGTTATTATTAGTAGGTTATGCAGGATTAAAAATCTCTATGACAACATATGAGATGGAACAGTTATCTCCTGCTTTGGGATTGCCTATGTACTTAGTTTATGGAATAATTCCGCTGACTTTCTTATTTGGAGCTTGCAGAGCTTTCCAAGTTTTGATTGCTGAAATCAAAGGAGGAAAAGAATAA
- the minD gene encoding Cell division inhibitor MinD, with translation MAKVFVVTSGKGGVGKTTTTANLGAGLALKGNKVLLIDTDIGLRNLDVVIGLENRIVYDLVDVIEGRCRIAQALIKDKRCSNLCLLPAAQIRDKNDINGDQMKTLIEALRKDFDYIIIDCPAGIEQGFKNAIAAADEAIVVTTPEISATRDADRIIGLLEANDIRNPKLIINRIKMDMVKAGNMLGVEDILDILAIPLLGVIPDDENIVISTNKGEPLVYKGESLAAEAYRNVVLRMTGKEVPFLDLDVKQGFFDKLKMVFGK, from the coding sequence ATGGCAAAGGTGTTTGTAGTTACATCAGGAAAGGGAGGAGTAGGTAAAACAACTACTACTGCTAACCTTGGAGCTGGTCTGGCTCTTAAAGGCAATAAAGTGCTTTTAATAGATACAGATATTGGGTTAAGAAATCTTGATGTTGTAATAGGGCTTGAAAATAGAATAGTTTATGATTTAGTTGATGTGATAGAAGGAAGATGCAGAATAGCACAGGCTCTTATTAAGGATAAGAGATGTTCTAATTTGTGTCTTTTGCCAGCTGCACAGATTAGAGATAAAAATGATATAAATGGAGATCAGATGAAAACTCTGATAGAAGCTTTGAGAAAAGATTTTGATTATATAATAATAGATTGCCCTGCTGGAATTGAGCAAGGTTTTAAAAATGCAATAGCAGCAGCAGACGAAGCTATTGTAGTGACAACTCCTGAAATATCTGCAACAAGAGATGCAGATAGAATAATTGGATTATTAGAAGCTAATGATATAAGAAATCCAAAGCTTATAATTAATCGTATAAAAATGGATATGGTAAAAGCAGGGAATATGCTTGGAGTAGAAGATATTTTAGATATTCTTGCAATACCTTTGCTTGGAGTTATTCCCGATGATGAAAATATAGTTATATCAACTAATAAAGGAGAACCTTTAGTATATAAAGGGGAGTCTTTAGCAGCAGAAGCATATAGAAATGTGGTATTAAGAATGACAGGGAAAGAGGTTCCTTTTCTTGATTTAGATGTGAAGCAGGGATTCTTTGATAAACTAAAAATGGTTTTTGGAAAGTAG
- a CDS encoding 2-keto-3-deoxy-galactonokinase, translated as MKKIVTIDAGTSNLRIRIVEGKNIIFEKKENYGVKIGKEKFKNELYKLLKECIKENKIEKEEIECIIASGMITSALGLMEIEHLYVPVSLEKFSKSMVKVKFFEFEIYLITGIKVEKEYFKEEHLKSIDVIRGEEVEVFGILEEIKVDEPTLVILPGSHNKFIEVSDGNIVDLLTTMSGEIYDVMTKYTILKTSVDEKFADKIEKKYLELGNKIGKKYGINQGSFMLRGLDLSEKLTINEKSNYLLGLVLSEDITSLEKNGYLKKYKKLIIAGGNIIAKGLFELLSEMKLDNDIRIISSNELATKGALKIWEQSKK; from the coding sequence ATGAAAAAAATAGTAACAATAGATGCAGGAACTTCTAATTTAAGAATCAGAATTGTAGAAGGAAAAAATATAATTTTCGAAAAAAAAGAAAATTATGGAGTAAAAATCGGAAAAGAAAAATTTAAAAATGAACTATATAAACTTTTAAAAGAATGTATAAAAGAAAATAAAATAGAGAAAGAAGAAATTGAATGTATAATTGCTTCAGGAATGATAACTTCTGCTTTGGGATTGATGGAAATAGAACATTTGTATGTTCCTGTATCTTTAGAAAAATTTTCTAAAAGTATGGTAAAAGTAAAATTCTTTGAATTTGAAATATATTTAATAACAGGAATAAAAGTAGAAAAAGAATATTTTAAAGAAGAACATCTAAAAAGTATAGATGTAATAAGGGGAGAAGAGGTAGAAGTATTTGGAATACTTGAAGAGATAAAAGTAGATGAACCAACACTTGTAATTCTTCCAGGATCACATAATAAATTTATAGAAGTATCTGATGGAAATATAGTGGACCTTCTTACAACTATGAGTGGAGAAATTTATGATGTGATGACCAAATATACTATATTGAAAACTTCTGTAGATGAAAAATTTGCTGATAAAATAGAAAAAAAATATTTAGAATTAGGAAATAAAATAGGAAAAAAATATGGAATAAATCAAGGTTCATTTATGCTAAGAGGTTTAGATTTATCAGAAAAGCTTACAATAAATGAAAAATCTAACTATCTTTTAGGATTAGTTTTAAGTGAAGATATAACATCATTAGAAAAAAATGGTTATTTGAAAAAATATAAAAAGTTAATAATAGCAGGGGGGAATATAATTGCTAAAGGGTTATTTGAACTATTGTCAGAAATGAAGCTAGATAATGATATTCGGATAATAAGTTCAAATGAGTTAGCAACAAAGGGAGCATTAAAAATTTGGGAACAAAGCAAAAAATAA
- a CDS encoding Glycine zipper 2TM domain has protein sequence MKKTFLIMAVLTIVFAGCTRTEKHIATGAAVGAVAGHIIGGNTGTIVGAGVGAASGAIISDKTK, from the coding sequence ATGAAAAAAACTTTTTTAATAATGGCTGTATTAACCATCGTATTCGCAGGTTGTACTCGTACTGAAAAACATATAGCTACTGGTGCAGCAGTTGGTGCTGTAGCAGGACATATAATTGGAGGTAATACTGGTACTATAGTAGGTGCTGGTGTTGGCGCTGCATCTGGAGCAATTATATCTGATAAAACTAAATAA
- a CDS encoding cell division topological specificity factor MinE, with product MGIFDFFKKSDTQSKNIAKDRLKLVLIHDRAMLPSGVLEDMKDDIIAAISKYVDIDRNSLNIEVAQSPENKRRTTLIANIPLIIKKTEEE from the coding sequence ATGGGAATTTTTGATTTTTTTAAAAAAAGTGATACTCAATCTAAAAATATTGCTAAAGACAGACTTAAATTAGTTTTAATTCATGACAGAGCAATGTTACCTTCTGGTGTACTTGAAGATATGAAAGATGATATAATAGCTGCAATATCAAAGTATGTAGATATTGATAGGAATAGTTTAAATATAGAAGTGGCTCAAAGTCCAGAAAATAAAAGAAGAACAACTTTGATAGCCAATATACCATTAATAATAAAAAAAACTGAAGAAGAATAA
- a CDS encoding TRAP-type mannitol/chloroaromatic compound transport system, periplasmic component has translation MKKLLIVCMFIVLSTFGYAEKVMRVGLGVPESHFEYKGMELFKKNLEEKTNKEIRVELYPSNQIGVDQEVLEQIKFGAAHMNLPDPAVLGTFVKEFQFLSFPFIFDTQEKAMEVCNGEWGDELLKKLEKAGYVGLGFGPFGFRHVTNNAREIKSIEDFKGLKIRTMQNPLHLKVFRALGANPTPMPFSELFSALQQGVVDGQENPMMNIYSQKISEVQKYGTMTGHVYSWVVLVVGKISMIH, from the coding sequence ATGAAAAAGTTATTAATAGTTTGCATGTTTATTGTTTTATCAACGTTTGGATATGCTGAAAAAGTTATGAGAGTAGGGCTGGGAGTTCCAGAGTCGCATTTTGAATATAAAGGAATGGAACTTTTTAAGAAAAATCTTGAAGAGAAGACAAATAAAGAAATAAGAGTAGAACTTTATCCATCAAATCAAATTGGAGTTGATCAAGAGGTTTTAGAACAAATCAAATTTGGAGCAGCTCATATGAATCTTCCAGATCCAGCAGTATTAGGAACATTTGTAAAAGAATTTCAGTTTCTATCTTTTCCTTTCATATTTGATACTCAGGAAAAAGCTATGGAAGTATGTAATGGCGAATGGGGAGATGAACTATTAAAGAAATTAGAAAAAGCAGGATATGTAGGACTAGGATTTGGACCATTTGGTTTTAGACATGTAACTAACAATGCAAGAGAAATAAAATCTATTGAAGATTTTAAAGGATTGAAAATTAGAACAATGCAAAATCCGTTACATTTAAAAGTATTTAGAGCTTTGGGAGCAAATCCTACACCAATGCCATTCAGTGAACTATTTTCTGCTCTTCAGCAAGGTGTTGTAGATGGACAGGAAAATCCAATGATGAATATTTATTCTCAAAAAATTTCAGAAGTTCAAAAATATGGAACTATGACAGGACATGTATATAGTTGGGTTGTATTAGTTGTTGGAAAAATTTCTATGATTCATTGA
- the dgoD gene encoding D-galactonate dehydratase, whose amino-acid sequence MKIAKYELFEIPPRWLFLRIETDTGLVGWGEPVVEGRASTVKGAVKELMDNYMIGKNPLAIEDHWNVLYRGGFYRGGAIMMSALAGIDQALWDIKGKYLNQPVYELMGGKCRDKMKVYSWIGGDRPNDVAAAAKEKQDQGFTAIKMNATEELQFIDSYEKIDAVLERVEAIRKATGKYFGIAVDFHGRVHKPMAKILAKKLEQYDLMFIEEPVLCENKESFRDIANATSIPIATGERLFSRWDFKDILSSGYVDIIQPDLSHAGGITEVKKIASMAEAYDIAVAPHCPLGPIALAACLHLDATTYNAVIQEQSMGIHYNKGKDVLDYVKNKEDFKFTEGYVNICSKAGLGVDVNEELVRELSKTPHNWKNPIWRHKDGSFAEW is encoded by the coding sequence ATGAAAATAGCAAAATATGAATTATTTGAAATTCCACCAAGATGGTTATTTTTGAGAATAGAAACAGATACTGGATTAGTTGGATGGGGAGAACCAGTAGTAGAGGGAAGAGCAAGTACTGTAAAAGGTGCAGTAAAAGAATTAATGGATAACTATATGATTGGAAAAAATCCACTGGCAATAGAAGATCACTGGAATGTATTATACAGAGGAGGATTCTATAGAGGAGGAGCTATTATGATGAGTGCCCTTGCTGGAATAGACCAAGCCCTTTGGGATATAAAAGGAAAATATTTAAATCAGCCAGTGTATGAATTAATGGGTGGAAAATGCAGAGATAAAATGAAGGTTTATTCTTGGATAGGTGGAGATAGACCCAATGATGTAGCAGCAGCAGCTAAAGAAAAACAAGATCAAGGATTTACTGCAATAAAGATGAATGCTACTGAAGAGCTACAATTTATTGATTCATACGAAAAAATAGATGCTGTTTTAGAAAGAGTAGAAGCTATAAGAAAAGCAACTGGAAAATATTTTGGAATTGCTGTGGATTTTCATGGAAGAGTTCATAAACCTATGGCCAAGATATTGGCTAAAAAATTAGAACAATATGATTTGATGTTTATAGAAGAACCAGTTTTATGTGAGAATAAAGAATCTTTTAGAGATATTGCCAATGCTACTTCTATTCCAATAGCAACAGGAGAAAGACTATTCTCAAGATGGGATTTTAAAGATATATTATCTAGTGGATATGTAGATATAATACAGCCAGATTTATCACATGCTGGAGGAATTACAGAAGTTAAAAAGATTGCTTCAATGGCAGAGGCATATGATATAGCAGTAGCTCCACATTGTCCATTAGGACCAATAGCTCTTGCTGCATGCCTTCATTTAGATGCAACTACATATAATGCTGTAATTCAAGAACAAAGTATGGGTATTCATTACAATAAGGGAAAAGATGTTTTAGATTATGTAAAAAATAAAGAAGATTTTAAATTTACAGAAGGATATGTAAATATTTGCTCAAAAGCAGGATTAGGAGTAGATGTTAATGAAGAACTTGTAAGAGAACTTTCTAAAACTCCTCATAATTGGAAAAATCCTATATGGAGACATAAAGATGGTTCATTTGCTGAATGGTAA
- the allR_1 gene encoding Negative regulator of allantoin and glyoxylate utilization operons, protein MLNKSTLKTMEILEKISNSKNGMTITQLSKELEIPRSSVDDIVKALIFKKYLYCCDESLKLYQLGNKIFELSLKMRSKREVLDIVTPFLRELVNEFNDTLFFGLKDGDDILYLSKIESSKTVRTTAVLGSRKSLYYTGLGKAILSTYSEKDLDEYIARTKLEPKTDYTIVDSDKLKKDILETKKRGYSIDYREGDIEVSCVAAPIYQEGKIFGAISLAGLYTTIDEEETRKRGKKIKDTAEKISEILN, encoded by the coding sequence ATGTTAAATAAGTCAACTTTGAAGACAATGGAAATACTTGAAAAAATTTCTAATTCAAAAAATGGAATGACAATAACACAGCTTTCAAAAGAATTGGAAATTCCAAGAAGTTCTGTAGATGATATAGTTAAAGCTTTAATTTTTAAGAAATATCTTTATTGCTGTGATGAAAGTCTGAAATTGTATCAGCTTGGAAATAAAATATTTGAACTTTCATTAAAAATGAGAAGCAAGAGAGAAGTACTGGATATAGTGACCCCATTTTTAAGAGAATTAGTTAATGAATTTAATGATACATTGTTTTTTGGTTTAAAAGATGGAGATGATATATTATATCTTTCAAAAATAGAAAGCTCAAAAACTGTGAGAACTACAGCAGTATTAGGAAGCAGAAAATCATTGTACTATACAGGGCTTGGAAAGGCTATCCTATCAACTTATTCTGAAAAAGATTTAGATGAATATATTGCCAGAACTAAATTAGAACCTAAAACAGACTATACAATAGTTGATTCAGATAAATTAAAAAAAGATATTTTAGAAACAAAAAAGAGAGGATATTCTATAGATTACAGAGAAGGAGATATAGAAGTTTCTTGTGTAGCAGCTCCAATATATCAAGAAGGAAAAATATTTGGTGCCATAAGTTTAGCAGGATTATATACAACAATAGATGAAGAGGAAACAAGAAAAAGAGGAAAAAAAATAAAAGACACAGCTGAAAAAATATCAGAAATTTTAAATTAA